Sequence from the Priestia megaterium genome:
CAGTAGGTGAGCAATGGTTCCCCCTGTAGCTATCGGCAGCACGGTTTTATTGTGCAAACCTTTTTCAGGTATTAAATCTAAAAATGTTTTTAAAATTCCTGTGTAGCTAGCTTTATAGATTGGGCTGACAATAATAACGGCATCAGCATCTGCCACTTTCTTTTGAGCTTCTTGAATCGCAGGGCTAGAAAAGTTAGCATATACTAAGTCTTCAGCGGGCAGATCACGGACATGCACGGTTTTCACTTCATATTTTTCATCTTGTAGATATGCTGCAATATACTCGCTTAAAGCAGTTGACCTTGATTGCTTTGAAGGGCTTCCTGTAATAATTGTAACCTGGCTCATTATCATCTCTCCTTTTAACTTATAAAACTGATAGATTTACAAGGATTAATGCGTATATAAATCCTTATTTTATTTTTCACCTGCGTAGCTGTCTCTCCATTTAAGAAGACGCTTTTCTAATACTCGGACAAATGAATCGGTTAATTTGCCTACAACAGCAAAAATGATAATTCCAACAAAAACTACGTCCGTTTGAGAAAACTGTCTAGCATCCATAATCATGTATCCTACACCTTCACTTGCTCCCATTAATTCAGCTACTACCAGTCCGAGCCATGCAATACCTAAAGACAATCGGACACCAAGTAAAATATTAGGAAGAGCGGCTGGTAAAATGAGTTTTGTAATTTGTTTCCATTTACTAAATTGAAGAACACGAGCAACATCAAATAATTTCGAATCAACGCCGCGAATGCCTAGATACGTATTAACATAGATTGGGAAAAATGCACCGTTTGCAATTAGCAATATCTTTGAAATTTCACCAAAGCCAAACCATAAGATAAATAAAGGCGCCAATGCAAGGTGAGGAACAGTTCTAAGCATTTGAATAGATGGATCCATATAGTGCTCTGTTTTCTTTGAGAAACCAACAATTACACCCAATAGTAACCCTAGTCCAGCTCCAACGGCAAAACCTATGGCAGCACGCAAAATACTGATTTGAAGGTTAGCTCCGAGTTCTCCCGATACGATGAGCTGTTTAAAAGAAAGTACAATATCAACAGGTGTAGGAAGAACAGTTTTGGATACATAGCCCGCAGAACCAATGATTTGCCACACGACAATAAGCAGAATTGGCACGACAAGAGAACGAAGGAAAATTCCCTGCTTATTTTTCGCTTCTTCCTTTCTTTTTTTCACTTTTTGCAAGTGAGCAGCTGAAGACTGAACATGTCCTGAAACCACAGATGTTTTACTCATTTTCATCACCTCATTTTTCTTTTAATGCTTTTTTAATAAATGAA
This genomic interval carries:
- the ssuE gene encoding NADPH-dependent FMN reductase translates to MSQVTIITGSPSKQSRSTALSEYIAAYLQDEKYEVKTVHVRDLPAEDLVYANFSSPAIQEAQKKVADADAVIIVSPIYKASYTGILKTFLDLIPEKGLHNKTVLPIATGGTIAHLLALDYVFKPTLSVLGATALIHGVYIVDSEVAYTKENEIEFIAEEAEARIKRSLKELGYHLEQTKRSVES
- a CDS encoding ABC transporter permease, whose protein sequence is MSKTSVVSGHVQSSAAHLQKVKKRKEEAKNKQGIFLRSLVVPILLIVVWQIIGSAGYVSKTVLPTPVDIVLSFKQLIVSGELGANLQISILRAAIGFAVGAGLGLLLGVIVGFSKKTEHYMDPSIQMLRTVPHLALAPLFILWFGFGEISKILLIANGAFFPIYVNTYLGIRGVDSKLFDVARVLQFSKWKQITKLILPAALPNILLGVRLSLGIAWLGLVVAELMGASEGVGYMIMDARQFSQTDVVFVGIIIFAVVGKLTDSFVRVLEKRLLKWRDSYAGEK